In Paracoccus jeotgali, the following are encoded in one genomic region:
- a CDS encoding Fe-S cluster assembly transcriptional regulator IscR: protein MKLSTKGRYGMVALVDLALQPEGQLTSLAEISERQDVSLAYLEQLFVRLRRAGLVESARGPGGGYRLARPATEIRVSDIMAAVDETVSALHVGAGASGGVSGSRAQTLSNRLWQSLSAHVYVFLHNATLADVARNTLLPCPAVPNILAVVDDQS from the coding sequence ATGAAACTTTCGACCAAGGGGCGTTATGGGATGGTGGCGTTGGTCGATCTGGCGCTGCAGCCCGAGGGCCAGCTGACCTCGCTGGCCGAGATTTCCGAACGTCAGGACGTGTCGCTGGCCTATCTGGAACAGCTTTTCGTGCGGCTGCGCCGGGCCGGGCTGGTGGAATCGGCGCGCGGGCCGGGGGGCGGCTATCGGCTGGCCCGCCCCGCGACCGAGATCCGGGTGTCCGACATCATGGCGGCGGTGGATGAAACCGTCAGCGCGCTGCATGTCGGTGCCGGGGCCTCGGGCGGGGTGTCGGGGTCGCGGGCGCAGACGCTGTCGAACCGGCTGTGGCAAAGCCTGTCGGCGCATGTCTATGTGTTTTTGCACAACGCCACGCTGGCCGATGTGGCGCGCAACACGCTGCTGCCCTGCCCGGCGGTGCCGAATATCCTGGCCGTGGTGGACGATCAGTCCTGA
- a CDS encoding alpha/beta hydrolase translates to MPELIFAGPDGRLEGRYHTQPKPDAPIAIILHPHPQFGGTMNNRVVYNLHYAFHKIGFTVMRFNFRGVGRSQGEFDQGIGELSDAAAALDYLQAMNPSSKHCWVAGFSFGAWIGMQLLMRRPEITGFISVSPQANLYDFSFLAPCPASGLIINGSADRVAPAKDTEALVGKLREQKGITISHEVIEGADHFFRDDEAHMAPMIDTVQNYVRRRLTETSR, encoded by the coding sequence ATGCCCGAATTGATCTTTGCCGGTCCCGATGGCCGCCTTGAAGGCCGTTATCATACCCAGCCCAAGCCCGACGCACCCATCGCGATCATCCTGCACCCGCACCCGCAATTCGGCGGCACGATGAACAACCGTGTCGTCTATAATCTGCACTATGCCTTTCACAAGATCGGCTTCACCGTCATGCGCTTCAACTTCCGCGGGGTGGGGCGCTCGCAGGGCGAGTTCGATCAGGGCATCGGGGAACTGTCCGACGCCGCCGCCGCGCTTGATTACCTGCAGGCGATGAACCCCAGCAGCAAGCATTGCTGGGTCGCGGGCTTCAGCTTTGGCGCCTGGATCGGGATGCAGCTTCTGATGCGCCGCCCCGAGATCACCGGCTTCATCAGCGTCTCGCCGCAGGCCAACCTGTATGATTTTAGCTTTCTGGCGCCGTGTCCGGCCTCGGGGCTGATCATCAACGGCAGCGCCGACCGGGTGGCCCCGGCCAAGGATACCGAGGCGCTGGTCGGCAAGCTGCGCGAGCAGAAGGGCATCACCATCAGCCACGAGGTCATCGAAGGCGCGGACCACTTCTTCCGCGATGACGAGGCGCATATGGCCCCGATGATCGACACGGTGCAGAATTATGTGCGCCGGCGCCTTACCGAAACCTCGCGGTAG
- a CDS encoding HD domain-containing protein, whose product MPSALNGQAAPRDELAQRLDFLVEADRLKAVERANTLNDLSRQENSAEHSWHLTLYAMVMEGQAQPGVNVDRAIRMLILHDLVEIDVGDVPLHAANGQAHDAPEVKAAEARAAERIFGLLPDPQGSAFLALWQEFEEAQTPDAVFAKSLDRTQPLVQNLASNGVGWRRFGVTQADIETRVGSRITRGLPEVWAHLHERVRAFFG is encoded by the coding sequence ATGCCGTCGGCCCTGAACGGACAGGCTGCGCCACGCGACGAGCTGGCGCAGCGGCTGGACTTTCTGGTCGAGGCCGACCGGCTGAAGGCGGTCGAGCGGGCGAATACGCTCAACGATCTGTCGCGGCAGGAAAACAGCGCCGAGCATAGCTGGCACCTGACCCTCTATGCGATGGTGATGGAGGGGCAGGCCCAGCCCGGCGTCAATGTCGACCGCGCCATCCGCATGTTGATCCTGCATGACCTGGTCGAGATCGACGTGGGCGACGTGCCGCTGCACGCTGCCAACGGTCAGGCCCATGACGCGCCCGAGGTCAAGGCCGCCGAGGCCCGCGCCGCCGAGCGGATCTTTGGCCTGCTGCCCGATCCGCAGGGTTCCGCCTTTCTGGCGCTGTGGCAGGAATTCGAAGAGGCGCAGACCCCCGATGCGGTCTTCGCCAAATCGCTGGACCGAACGCAGCCGCTGGTCCAGAACCTGGCCTCGAACGGGGTCGGCTGGCGGCGTTTCGGCGTGACGCAGGCCGATATCGAGACCCGCGTCGGCAGCCGGATCACCCGCGGCCTGCCCGAGGTCTGGGCGCATCTGCATGAACGGGTGCGCGCCTTCTTCGGCTAG
- a CDS encoding sensor histidine kinase translates to MTPPQDDRPARGVEGDAAANPWLLRFALAILLLLAGTVMWSSSAWLTERYSENTRVRAELRGTLYSGQLQSELQRNSVVPMMLARDPALISALSSGDFATTSARLITAQKEIGAASIRLLDASGRTVAATDRQILGANFVAAPYFVDAMRSRDTVFTVSPSDHGGFDFTYSRVIADSSRTLGVIVVGTDLSRLEQSWAGISDAVAVTDSTGQVILSTEGRWRGLPLDEALALRPAPNAIERAFQVTSDWTTPPGDAWVKGRAVMQTETRIPFRGWRMYSFSTYESTRERVFAVLAMEATGFAMLAAAIFYVLSRRAQRRSVAYMRESADLRALNARLTREIAERERMQRELRVAEQTVQQSSKLAALGEMSAGVSHELNQPLAAMKTYLAGARLLLDRGRSEEALSSFQRIDDLVDRMGSITRQLKSYARKGGEAFEPVDLRAGVSNALTMMEPQLRARPVRIVRNLPRRPVMVYCDRIRLEQVIINLLRNAVDATKGVRDARIEIGIETGANAVVTVRDNGPGVSDLDNLFEPFFTTKKPGEGTGLGLAISSGIVSDFGGRLTAHNAEDDGGAVFELVLPLYDPASRGAPSTLAAE, encoded by the coding sequence CTGACCCCGCCACAGGATGATCGCCCCGCGCGCGGGGTCGAGGGCGATGCTGCGGCGAACCCCTGGCTGCTGCGGTTTGCGCTGGCGATCCTGCTGCTGCTGGCCGGGACGGTGATGTGGTCCAGCAGCGCCTGGCTGACCGAGCGCTATTCCGAAAACACCCGCGTCCGGGCCGAACTGCGCGGGACGCTGTATTCCGGGCAGTTGCAGTCGGAACTGCAGCGCAATTCGGTCGTGCCGATGATGCTGGCGCGCGACCCGGCGCTGATCTCGGCGCTGTCCTCGGGCGATTTCGCCACCACCTCGGCAAGGCTGATCACCGCGCAGAAGGAAATCGGGGCGGCTTCGATACGGCTTCTGGATGCCTCGGGGCGGACGGTGGCGGCGACGGATCGGCAGATTCTTGGGGCGAATTTCGTGGCCGCGCCCTATTTCGTCGATGCCATGCGGTCGCGCGACACGGTGTTCACCGTCTCGCCCTCGGATCATGGCGGCTTCGACTTCACCTATTCCCGCGTCATCGCCGACAGTTCGCGGACGCTGGGGGTGATCGTCGTCGGCACCGATCTCAGCCGGCTCGAGCAAAGCTGGGCCGGGATTTCCGACGCGGTGGCGGTGACGGATTCGACCGGGCAGGTGATCCTGTCGACCGAGGGGCGCTGGCGCGGGCTGCCGCTGGACGAGGCGCTGGCCCTGCGGCCCGCGCCCAACGCGATCGAGCGCGCCTTTCAGGTCACCAGCGACTGGACGACCCCGCCCGGCGATGCTTGGGTCAAGGGCCGCGCAGTGATGCAGACCGAAACCCGCATCCCCTTCCGCGGCTGGCGGATGTACAGCTTTTCGACCTATGAATCCACGCGGGAACGGGTCTTTGCCGTGCTGGCGATGGAGGCCACGGGCTTTGCCATGCTGGCCGCCGCGATCTTTTATGTGCTGTCGCGGCGCGCGCAGCGGCGCTCGGTCGCCTATATGCGCGAATCGGCCGATCTGCGGGCGCTGAACGCGCGGCTGACCCGTGAAATCGCCGAACGAGAGCGGATGCAGCGCGAATTGCGCGTCGCCGAACAGACGGTGCAGCAATCCTCGAAACTCGCGGCTTTGGGCGAGATGTCGGCGGGCGTCAGCCACGAGCTGAACCAGCCCCTCGCCGCGATGAAGACCTATCTGGCCGGCGCGCGCCTGCTGCTGGATCGCGGCCGGTCCGAGGAGGCGCTGTCCAGTTTCCAGCGCATCGACGATCTGGTGGACCGCATGGGCAGCATCACCCGGCAACTGAAATCCTATGCCCGCAAGGGTGGCGAGGCGTTCGAACCGGTCGATCTGCGGGCCGGTGTATCGAACGCGCTGACCATGATGGAGCCGCAGCTGCGCGCCCGCCCGGTGCGCATCGTGCGCAACCTGCCGCGCCGCCCGGTGATGGTCTATTGCGACCGCATCCGGCTGGAACAGGTGATCATCAACCTGCTGCGCAACGCCGTCGACGCCACCAAGGGCGTTCGCGACGCAAGGATCGAGATCGGGATCGAAACCGGCGCCAATGCCGTTGTCACCGTGCGCGACAACGGGCCGGGGGTCAGCGATCTGGACAATCTGTTCGAGCCGTTCTTCACCACCAAGAAACCGGGCGAGGGCACCGGGCTGGGGCTGGCCATCTCGTCCGGGATCGTGTCCGATTTCGGCGGCCGCCTGACCGCCCATAATGCCGAGGATGACGGCGGCGCGGTGTTTGAACTGGTCCTGCCGCTTTATGATCCGGCCAGCCGGGGTGCGCCCAGCACGCTTGCGGCGGAATGA
- a CDS encoding NADP-dependent isocitrate dehydrogenase: protein MSKIKVANPVVELDGDEMTRIIWDFIKQKLILPYLDIDLKYYDLGIEERDRTEDQITVDAAHAIKEYGVGVKCATITPDEARVEEFGLKKMWRSPNGTIRNILGGVIFREPIIARNVPRLVPHWTKPVVVGRHAYGDQYKATDFRFPGPGKLTIRFVGEDGETIEREVFDAPSSGVAMAMYNLDDSIRDFARASMNYGLLRKFPVYLSTKNTILKAYDGRFKDLFQEVYEAEFEDKFKQAGITYEHRLIDDMVASNLKWNGGYVWACKNYDGDVQSDTVAQGFGSLGLMTSVLMTPDGKTVEAEAAHGTVTRHYREHQKGNETSTNSIASIYAWTGGLKHRAKLDDNAALMTFAETLEKVTVQAVEDGYMTKDLALLVGPDQKWLSTMGYLEKVDEYLNKALT, encoded by the coding sequence ATGTCGAAGATCAAGGTAGCCAACCCCGTCGTCGAGCTGGACGGCGACGAGATGACCCGGATCATCTGGGATTTCATCAAGCAAAAGCTGATCCTGCCCTATCTCGACATCGACCTGAAATATTACGATCTGGGCATCGAAGAGCGTGACCGCACCGAGGATCAGATCACCGTCGATGCCGCCCATGCGATCAAGGAATACGGCGTCGGCGTGAAATGCGCGACCATCACCCCGGACGAGGCGCGGGTCGAGGAATTCGGCCTGAAGAAGATGTGGCGCAGCCCCAACGGCACCATCCGCAACATCCTGGGCGGCGTGATCTTCCGCGAGCCGATCATCGCCCGCAACGTGCCGCGTCTGGTCCCGCACTGGACCAAGCCCGTCGTCGTCGGCCGTCACGCCTATGGCGACCAGTACAAGGCCACCGATTTCCGCTTTCCCGGCCCCGGCAAGCTGACCATCCGCTTTGTCGGCGAAGATGGCGAGACGATCGAGCGCGAGGTCTTCGACGCCCCGTCCTCGGGCGTGGCGATGGCGATGTACAACCTGGACGACTCGATCCGCGATTTCGCCCGCGCCAGCATGAATTACGGGCTGCTGCGCAAGTTCCCGGTCTATCTGTCGACCAAGAACACCATCCTCAAGGCCTATGACGGCCGCTTCAAGGATCTGTTCCAGGAGGTCTACGAGGCCGAGTTCGAGGACAAGTTCAAGCAGGCCGGCATCACCTATGAGCATCGCCTGATCGACGACATGGTGGCCTCGAACCTGAAATGGAACGGCGGCTATGTCTGGGCGTGCAAGAACTATGACGGCGACGTGCAGTCCGACACGGTGGCGCAGGGCTTCGGCTCGCTGGGGCTGATGACCTCGGTGCTGATGACCCCGGACGGCAAGACCGTCGAGGCCGAGGCCGCCCACGGCACCGTCACCCGCCACTATCGCGAGCATCAGAAGGGCAACGAGACCTCGACCAACTCGATCGCGTCGATCTATGCGTGGACGGGCGGGCTGAAGCACCGCGCCAAGCTGGACGACAACGCGGCGCTGATGACCTTCGCCGAGACGCTGGAGAAGGTCACCGTGCAGGCGGTCGAGGATGGCTACATGACCAAAGACCTGGCCCTGCTGGTCGGGCCGGACCAGAAATGGCTGTCGACGATGGGCTATCTGGAAAAGGTCGACGAGTATCTGAACAAGGCGCTGACCTGA
- the purQ gene encoding phosphoribosylformylglycinamidine synthase subunit PurQ, producing MKAAVITFPGSNCDRDLRVALAAAGAEVAQVWHKDDALPPGTDLVAVPGGFSFGDYLRCGAIAAQSPIARALRAHAQAGGYVLGVCNGFQVLTELGLLPGALMRNSGLTFISRPVGLQVVTTDSAFTRGYQQGQTLSIPIAHHDGNYQIGPEGLQQLQDQDRIAFRYADPVNGSVGDIAGVLSENRRVLGMMPHPERAVDPAHGGTDGTAMFAGLVDSLQAA from the coding sequence ATGAAAGCCGCTGTCATCACCTTCCCCGGATCGAACTGCGACCGCGACCTGCGCGTCGCGCTGGCCGCCGCCGGCGCCGAGGTGGCGCAGGTCTGGCACAAGGACGACGCGCTGCCCCCCGGCACCGATCTGGTCGCCGTCCCCGGCGGGTTCTCCTTTGGCGACTATCTGCGCTGCGGCGCGATTGCCGCGCAATCGCCCATCGCCCGCGCGCTGCGCGCCCATGCACAGGCGGGCGGCTATGTGCTGGGGGTCTGCAACGGCTTTCAGGTGCTGACCGAGCTTGGCCTGCTGCCCGGCGCGCTGATGCGGAACTCTGGCCTGACTTTCATCTCGCGGCCGGTGGGGTTGCAGGTGGTGACGACCGACAGCGCCTTTACCCGCGGCTATCAGCAGGGGCAGACGCTCTCGATCCCGATTGCCCATCACGACGGCAACTACCAGATCGGCCCCGAGGGGTTGCAGCAGTTGCAGGATCAGGACCGGATCGCCTTCCGCTATGCCGATCCGGTCAACGGCTCGGTCGGGGATATCGCGGGCGTGCTGTCCGAAAACCGCCGCGTGCTGGGCATGATGCCCCACCCGGAACGCGCCGTGGACCCCGCCCATGGCGGCACCGACGGCACCGCGATGTTCGCGGGGCTGGTCGATTCGCTGCAAGCGGCCTGA
- a CDS encoding ferredoxin--NADP reductase translates to MTLDFAVNDAPATSTATTTPAPNRGKPTLPDAQTVTAVRHWTDWLFSFRVTRPPSLRFRSGEFVMIGLLGDNGKPLLRAYSIASPNWDDELEFYSIKVPDGPLTSKLQHIQVGDEIILRPKPVGTLVLDALLPGKRLWLLATGTGIAPFASLMRDPESYERYEQVIVMHTCRTADELAYGAELVEQLRDDPLLAEMYGEDFHKRLLYYPTTTREDSPRMGRITDNLTSGKVFADLDLPPMDPEHDRAMICGSLAFNIDVKAVLEGFGLREGANSEPREFVVEKAFVGEGI, encoded by the coding sequence ATGACACTGGATTTCGCCGTGAATGACGCCCCCGCCACAAGCACTGCCACGACCACCCCCGCCCCGAACCGCGGAAAGCCGACCCTGCCCGACGCGCAGACGGTGACGGCGGTGCGGCACTGGACCGACTGGCTGTTTTCGTTCCGCGTCACGCGGCCGCCCAGCCTGCGCTTTCGCTCGGGCGAGTTCGTGATGATCGGGCTGCTTGGCGATAACGGCAAGCCGCTGCTGCGCGCCTATTCCATCGCCTCGCCGAACTGGGATGACGAGCTCGAGTTCTATTCGATCAAGGTGCCGGACGGGCCGCTGACCTCGAAACTGCAGCATATCCAGGTCGGGGACGAGATCATCCTGCGGCCCAAGCCGGTCGGCACGCTGGTGCTGGACGCGCTGCTGCCGGGCAAGCGGCTGTGGCTGCTGGCCACCGGCACCGGGATCGCGCCCTTTGCCTCGCTGATGCGCGACCCGGAAAGCTATGAGCGTTACGAGCAGGTGATCGTCATGCACACCTGCCGCACCGCCGATGAACTTGCCTATGGCGCCGAACTGGTCGAGCAACTGCGCGACGACCCGCTGCTGGCCGAGATGTATGGCGAGGATTTCCACAAGCGGCTGCTCTATTACCCGACCACGACGCGCGAGGACTCGCCCCGGATGGGCCGGATCACCGACAACCTGACCTCGGGCAAGGTGTTCGCCGATCTCGACCTGCCGCCGATGGACCCGGAACATGACCGCGCGATGATCTGCGGCAGCCTGGCCTTCAACATCGACGTGAAAGCGG